GTAAGGGTGGCCCAGATGTGACAAAAAATGAGAGGCCTAAAGCATTTGACGAGAAATCTGGACGAAAATGTAGCATATGCAGCGGCTCAGGTCATAACAGCAGCACATGCAGCAAAAATGAAGAGTATGTCTATTATTTGTTTATGTCAGTTTTGTTGTTTCATTAACGGTGCATTGATTCTCATATTTTTTGTATGCAGCAACTGGGCTTGAAGACTCAAGTGTAGACGATGCGAGTGTTTTACCTCTTCCATTTATATGAAGAACATTTGTAAAATTTATGTTCGTGTTGAGTATTTTATGTGTGAAACATGATTATTGCATACGGACCGTTGTCATTTCAGACTTGTTATTTTCTGTCAACTACAATAAAATTACTGTGGTGACAATTGTTATGTTGAGACAACATTGTTGTTGATATAAATATTCACTATTAATTGTTTATTTTATGAATTCTGCATGTATTTACTACAGTCCCGTCGGCTGTCAAATATATCAAAATAGAAGAAGCACTCTGTGAACTGttgttgaaaaaaaagaaaaaaaatgcccgCCCGTCTCCACAGCGTGACTTAGTAAGCCCGTCGTTATCAAGCCCAACGGGACCCTACAACAAGCGTTTCGGAGCACGCCGTGGAAACCAGGCCCAACAGGGCAGCATCGACGCGACACATCGACGGGGTAGTAATCAGAGGAGTTCAATACAACGACGGGAGCTGAGTATATAAACTAGTCGGTGTCGCCTTCGGCcgtcgaggtgggactaaacttgtgtcGGTTTCACTGGCGCGGCGTCTCAGCGGTggtaactgggccggcccacggcgCGTCGAGCCGTCGAGAAGACCGCGCCGTCAATAGCCTTTTTGGGCCGGCCCACGTCGCGTCGAGCAGTCGAGAAGACCGCGCCGTCCAGTGCCTTTTTGGGCCGGCCCACGTCGCGTCTGGCTGTGTCCAGGTCGCCCCGCGGCcgacgcaagtttagtcccacctcgccggccgAAGGGGACGACGACCTGCTTATATACTCAGCTCCCGTCGTTGCATTGAACTCCTCTGATTACTACCCCGTCGATGTGCCGCGTCGATTCTGCCTTGTTGGGCCTGGTTTCCACGGCGTGCTCCGAAACGCCTGTTGTAGTCGCCCGTTGGGCTTGATAACGACGGGCTTACTAAGAAACACCGTGGAGACGGGCGGGCATTTTTTTTATGTAAAATAATTTTTAAGTAAAACGCAGTGTGCTGCCATAGTTTAGTGCACAAAAATTTAACGACGACATGATTACATATAACTATTCGGCAACAAAAAAAACATGTAAAcaaaaaaaatcattatataatattTATGAAACGAAATATCATGTGGACAGAAAAAAACATTTGGAAAAGTGCCGAGTCTATTACATACAACTATTCAGAAGCAGAGTCTATTACATAAAATTTATAAGCAAGTGCGCAAAGCGTTTGGAAAATAAAGTCCTCCAGTACCACCCAATCACATGCAAAACTCCTCCATGCCGcatctatttcttcttctttgatatcCGAATAAATTTGTTTTTCACTTCATCAAGCTTGTTTCTTTCCGAAAATATAAGTTGCGCAATCATTAACTCTCTCGAATCATCAATTGAGGTCTGAAAAAAAAATGGTGTTAGCACAGCGTTCATTGTACATCGTAGTCCAAACATGACTTGCGTACCTGTGAAAATAAGCCTGTCCATTTGTCACCATCCCAATTTTGAAAGCATCGAAGGAGAAATAGTCCACACGAATTCCTAGTGCATACAATTTACGAAGATTAAATATCTACTGTACATACAAGACCAACATTCTGTCGAAGTAAAAACTCACCCATCATGTTGTTTTGGCATGTCATACGTTTGAATAGGCCACTTGGAAACATCCGGATAATTCACAATTCCGGTTGCATTTGCTTCTTGGATATCTTCTGCTAGTTGTTTTCTCTAAAGATATAATAAACATGGTGGAAAGCATGTCATTCAGTGTACTAAAGAAAACGAATGTTACCAAATGCACATTTGCAAGTTAAACCTACCAGGTCCTCAACGAGTTCTCTAGTAACAGTGTCAAGTTTTCCGGTCATCAACGAGTCAAGAACCTGAAACTCTCTTTTTCCGCTATGCATGACGACAGTAATCCAGTGATTATTTTGGTTGTTTAGAGGAATGTAAGTCTGCATCACAAGGACcataaaacacaatcatcacataaTATCGTATGTATGTACCGTGTTAACAATCAAACTTACCTTTGATTTTTTGAAATACTCGTCCTCACATCTGTTCACGGGCCCATTACTATGCGACTCTGCTTCATAATCATTACCGGCGGTCTTCTTTCCGGGTCTAACGTGAAGCAACCAATGTATCCTCCAAGTTGTTAACATGAAACGATCATCATTAACTTTGTCGACCAAAAATGATGAGTATGCATCAATTACCTATAAATAATGTGTTAGATTTAACAATGGTATTTTCGAATGAATTGTAAAACAATATATAAAATTAACTTACGTCGCCACTTAGCCACTCATGGTTAATAATCTGACAAGCTCTCCTCACAGTGAGACCTTCTTCCATGCCATCATTGAAAATTTCTGTTTTGGCATGTTTTTGTAAATGCTCATGCGCACACACGTACTTGATGGACGCTTTCACCACATCATACTCATCACCAGATTTGTTAACATCACCATTTTGGAACAATTCTGTAACGCACCACTCAAATACTTACAAACGCAAATACATAAATAATTGTTACACAATAACAATTAGAAACACAGAAAACTTACTTCCTTTGGCAGAACGTTTTGCACGTTTGTTTGGTTTAGGGACCACATAAGGAGACTTGACATGTTGTGATCCTCTGCGCTTGCGCCTGCCAGTAACCTCCTCCACTTCCTCTTGTACTCCTTGAGAACCAACCGACGCATGCGATGCGATTTCGTCCGTCTCTAAAGATGTGGCAGCTATTTCATCTGATACTTCTGGTACTTGGACAGGATCATCCATATCACCCTTGAAACTATCCCAGTACTCAGGTGTGCAGTAAAAAGGTGTGTTTTCACGAGAAGTTACATCAACGTTGTTATCATCCTTTTGCAAATTCATTTTGGAAGGTGTGCGGAACCGGTCTGAATCATCTTTTTGATATACAAACTCTTTTTGCGGACGTCCAACATCGTTTGAAGACTCATTAATGCCTCCGTACAGATTCTCTTCGTCCTCTTCCAGGTTACTGGGTTTGTAGGAGATGCCGGTTTTGTTCAGTTTCTCAATCATCCTCTGCAAGAAAACATTTCATCTTAGTTCTTCAATTCAGTGATGGACATTAAAGAGACGTGCTCAAGTGTTACCTGTGCGCATAACTCTGGCAAACGAAGCATTTCCTTCCGAAGCTCATTCATCTCACTCAAAATCCGGTCCATAGTAGGCTTCTGGCTCGAAGCCTCCGAGGTACTGCCCTCTTTCCTCGTTCCAGTAACGTTAGATTTTTTGCTACTAGCTTTCTTGGTTTTTTGAGCTTCTTCTTCCGCAATTTTTTTCAACCTATACTCCTCTGTAATGTTGTCATCGATCTACAAGTGCAACAAGATAATTATACATAAAAACCATATGCACACTTTACTTTATTTCATAAATGTAAAAAAATGATTACTAGGATTACCATCCCAACACCACGACCATATTCGTAGTCGTATTTGTCTCTTCTCACAGCCATATCTTCCGTCCAGTTCCTCATCAGCGGGCTCAACAATGCCAACGGATCATATTTTGGAGCGGTGATTGGTTGCACCTTCTCCCAGTATAGGTACTGCAAAACACATAAACTAATTAAATTACATGTTCTTCCGTGCCATTTTATAACAAAAGTGTTGAAATTAATAAATAGAACGTACTTGCAAAAGGGCGAGGTTCCCCTGGGGCCACTGCCTAACATGGCCGTCCTGCAGAAGCTTACCAATCTCCGATAAACAAAATCGTGAAGTGAATGCATTCCAGTTGAACTTCCTTATCAACTTAATATTTTTCACTAAGGCATAGTTCTTTTTCGGAACGTAT
Above is a window of Triticum aestivum cultivar Chinese Spring chromosome 6B, IWGSC CS RefSeq v2.1, whole genome shotgun sequence DNA encoding:
- the LOC123139287 gene encoding uncharacterized protein → MNLQKDDNNVDVTSRENTPFYCTPEYWDSFKGDMDDPVQVPEVSDEIAATSLETDEIASHASVGSQGVQEEVEEVTGRRKRRGSQHVKSPYVVPKPNKRAKRSAKGKLFQNGDVNKSGDEYDVVKASIKYVCAHEHLQKHAKTEIFNDGMEEGLTVRRACQIINHEWLSGDVIDAYSSFLVDKVNDDRFILTFL